The following coding sequences are from one Passer domesticus isolate bPasDom1 chromosome 11, bPasDom1.hap1, whole genome shotgun sequence window:
- the ECT2 gene encoding protein ECT2 isoform X1, whose product MADSSTLVSETGRSLLADSSVLDSKIIETSKENVFHAAVLDAEEEMPQIETRVVLVQEAGKREELLKALETIKIMEVPVIKIKESSPDKSEEKLIKSIIHMEIKMPYIKTDTIEELGDSDSPEFETIFVVSDFQAPIFSNLCRADCRVIGPPVVLHCAQKGEPLPFSCRPLYCASMLNLVLCFTGFRKKDELVKLVTLVHHMGGIIRRDFSSKVTHLVANSTHGDKFRIAVSLGVPIVKAEWIYKAWEKRNEIDFCAADDDFRNQFKVPPFQDCMLSFLGFSDDEKANMEEMTEMQGGHYLPVGDERCTHLVVEESTVKDLPFEPLKKLYVVKQEWFWGSIQMDARAGESMYLFEKSESPDFKKSVSLLSLSTPNSNRKRRRLKETLAQLTRETDMSPFPPRKRPSAEHSLSIGSLLDISNTPESSTANGETPKSCARPSKNSTPLPLKQSARWQVAKELYQTESNYVDILTTIIQLFQVPLEKEGQLGGPILAQEEIKTIFGSIPDILDVHTKIKEDLEDLMINWTENKSIGDVILKYSKDLLKTYPPFVNFFEMSKETITRCEKQKPRFHAFLKINQAKPECGRQSLAELLIRPVQRLPSVALLLNDIKKHTAEENPDKITLERAIESLKEVMTHINEDKRKTEAQRQFFDVVYEVDGCPANLLSSHRSLVQRLETVALGDDLCDRGEQVTLFLFNDCLEIARKRHKVIGAFKSPHGHTRPPASLKHVVLMPLSQIKKVLDIRETEDCQKAFALVVRPPTELNNKLLSFQMTTEDPCKEDWLKMLCRHVANTICKADAENLIYVADPDSVEVNTKDMDSTLSRASRAIKKTSKKVTRAFSFSKTPKRALRRALMSQSATEGRSPSSSESFLGSRLSSTSSLAIARSSSTCSLNGSAKCAVHVHRSSSVDWSSQSSKPRPVLCPGSPNPHLPNAVEAKASSNLESLNGHALDRPRAFPVVTATCADAGGDNQCGAGKFCASDPE is encoded by the exons ATGGCTGACAGCAGTACTCTGGTGTCTGAAACTGGGAGGAGCCTCTTGGCTGATTCTTCTGTTCTTGATTCAAAAATTATAGAAACCTCCAAAGAGAATGTATTCCATGCAGCTGTTCTGGATGCTGAAG AAGAAATGCCTCAAATAGAAACAAGAGTGGTTTTGGTTCAGGAAGCAGGGAAACGTGAGGAGCTTCTGAAAGCCTTGGAG ACCATTAAGATAATGGAAGTACCTGTTATAAAGATAAAGGAAAGTAGTCCTGATAAATCAGAAGAAAAACTAATAAAAAGTATTATTCATATG GAAATTAAAATGCCCTACATAAAGACAGACACAATAGAAGAACTTGGAGATTCTGACTCCCCAGAATTCGAGACAATCTTCGTTGTGTCAGACTTCCAAGCTCCCATCTTTAGCAACCTCTGCAGGGCAGACTGCAGAGTCATCGGGCCGCCGGTGGTGCTGCACTGCGCGCAGAAAGGAGAG CCTTTACCTTTCTCCTGCCGTCCACTGTATTGTGCAAGTATGTTGAACTTGGTACTGTGCTTTACAGGATTCAGAAAGAAAGATGAATTA GTTAAGCTTGTGACCTTGGTTCATCACATGGGTGGAATTATTAGAAGGGACTTCAGCTCAAAAGTTACTCATCTGGTGGCAAACTCAACACATGGAGACAAATTCAGA ATTGCTGTAAGTCTTGGTGTCCCTATTGTGAAAGCTGAGTGGATTTATAAGGCGTGGGAGAAAAGGAATGAAAT TGATTTCTGTGCAGCTGATGATGACTTTAGAAACCAGTTCAAGGTTCCTCCCTTTCAGGATTGCATGTTAAGTTTCCTGGGATTCTCTGATGATGAGAAAGCTAACATGGAAGAAATGACAGAAATGCAAG gAGGACATTATTTACCAGTTGGTGATGAAAGGTGTACACACTTGGTTGTTGAAGAAAGTACAGTAAAAGATCTTCCATTTGAACCTTTAAAAAAACTTTATGTTGTAAAGCAAGAG tgGTTTTGGGGAAGCATTCAAATGGATGCCAGAGCTGGAGAGTCCATGTATTTATTTGAGAAG TCAGAGAGTCCTGACTTCAAGAAGTCGGTGTCGCTGCTTTCGCTGAGCACGCCCAACAGCAACCGCAAACGGCGCCGCTTGAAAGAGACGCTGGCCCAGCTGACCAGGGAGACAGACATGTCCCCCTTCCCTCCTCGGAAACGGCCCTCAGCTGAACATTCCCTCTCCATTGGCTCCTTGCTGGATATTTCCAACACTCCAGAGTCAAGCACTGCCAATGGAG AAACACCAAAATCCTGTGCAAGACCTTCCAAAAACTCCACTCCTCTTCCTCTCAAGCAGTCTGCAAGATGGCAAGTTGCAAAGGAATTGTATCAGACAGAAAGTAACTATGTTGATATTCTGACAACAATTATTCAG CTGTTTCAAGTTCCATTGGAGAAGGAAGGACAACTTGGGGGACCAATCCTTGCACAGGAAGAGATCAAGACCATATTTGGCAGCATTCCAGATATTCTTGATGTGCACACTAAAATCAAG GAAGACCTGGAAGATCTTATGATAAATTGGACTGAAAACAAAAGTATTGGTGATGTCATTCTCAAATAT TCAAAAGATTTGTTGAAAACATACCCTCCATTTGTGAATTTCTTTGAAATGAGCAAGGAGACGATTACAAGATGTGAAAAGCAGAAACCAAGGTTTCATGCCTTCCTAAAG ataaATCAAGCTAAACCTGAATGTGGCCGCCAAAGCCTTGCTGAGCTCCTTATCCGTCCTGTTCAAAGGCTGCCCAGTGTTGCCCTGCTACTAAATG atATTAAGAAGCATACAGCAGAAGAGAACCCTGATAAAATAACTCTAGAGAGAGCTATTGAATCATTAAAGGAGGTGATGAC ACACATTAatgaagacaaaagaaaaacagaggcACAAAGGCAGTTCTTTGACGTCGTCTATGAAGTGGATGGATGTCCA GCCAATCTCCTGTCCTCCCACCGCAGCTTGGTGCAGCGTCTGGAAACTGTAGCACTTGGGGATGACCTCTGTGACAGGGGAGAGCAGGTCACGCTCTTTCTGTTCAATGATTGCCTGGAG ATTGCGAGGAAACGGCATAAAGTTATTGGAGCTTTCAAGAGTCCCCATGGCCACACGAGGCCCCCTGCATCTCTCAAGCATGTTGTTCTCATGCCTCTCTCCCAGATCAAGAAAGTCTTGGACATCAGGGAGACAGAAG ATTGCCAAAAAGCTTTTGCGTTAGTTGTGAGGCCACCAACAGAACTCAACAACAAGCTGCTCAGTTTCCAGATGACAACTGAAGACCCTTGCAAGGAGGACTGGCTGAAGATGCTGTGTAGGCATGTGGCCAACACTATTTGTAAAGCAGATGCA GAGAATCTCATTTATGTTGCTGATCCTGATTCAGTTGAAGTAAATACTAAAGATATGGACAGTACTTTAAGCAGAGCATCCAGGGCAATaaagaaaacatcaaaaaaG GTCACAAgagccttttctttctccaaaacCCCCAAGCGAGCTCTGCGCCGGGCTCTGATGTCTCAGAGCGCCACGGAAGGGCGGAGCCCCAGCTCCAGCGAGAGTTTCCTCGGCAGCCGCCTgagcagcacctcctccctggcg ATTGCTCGTTCCTCTTCCACGTGCAGCCTAAATGGATCTGCCAAATGTGCTGTTCATGTCCATCGCTCCAGTTCTGTTGACTGGAGCTCTCAAAGTTCCAAGCCTCGAcctgtgctgtgtcctggctCTCCAAATCCTCATCTTCCAAATGCTGTAGAAGCAAAAGCCTCTTCCAACTTGGAAAGTTTAAATGGTCATGCTTTGGACAGACCACGTGCTTTCCCTGTTGTCACTGCCACTTGTGCTGATGCTGGAGGTGATAACCAGTGTGGTGCTGGGAAATTCTGTGCATCAGATCCTGAGTGA
- the ECT2 gene encoding protein ECT2 isoform X4, producing the protein MADSSTLVSETGRSLLADSSVLDSKIIETSKENVFHAAVLDAEEEMPQIETRVVLVQEAGKREELLKALETIKIMEVPVIKIKESSPDKSEEKLIKSIIHMEIKMPYIKTDTIEELGDSDSPEFETIFVVSDFQAPIFSNLCRADCRVIGPPVVLHCAQKGEPLPFSCRPLYCASMLNLVLCFTGFRKKDELVKLVTLVHHMGGIIRRDFSSKVTHLVANSTHGDKFRIAVSLGVPIVKAEWIYKAWEKRNEIDFCAADDDFRNQFKVPPFQDCMLSFLGFSDDEKANMEEMTEMQGGHYLPVGDERCTHLVVEESTVKDLPFEPLKKLYVVKQEWFWGSIQMDARAGESMYLFEKSESPDFKKSVSLLSLSTPNSNRKRRRLKETLAQLTRETDMSPFPPRKRPSAEHSLSIGSLLDISNTPESSTANGETPKSCARPSKNSTPLPLKQSARWQVAKELYQTESNYVDILTTIIQLFQVPLEKEGQLGGPILAQEEIKTIFGSIPDILDVHTKIKEDLEDLMINWTENKSIGDVILKYSKDLLKTYPPFVNFFEMSKETITRCEKQKPRFHAFLKINQAKPECGRQSLAELLIRPVQRLPSVALLLNDIKKHTAEENPDKITLERAIESLKEVMTHINEDKRKTEAQRQFFDVVYEVDGCPANLLSSHRSLVQRLETVALGDDLCDRGEQVTLFLFNDCLEIARKRHKVIGAFKSPHGHTRPPASLKHVVLMPLSQIKKVLDIRETEDCQKAFALVVRPPTELNNKLLSFQMTTEDPCKEDWLKMLCRHVANTICKADAENLIYVADPDSVEVNTKDMDSTLSRASRAIKKTSKKVTRAFSFSKTPKRALRRALMSQSATEGRSPSSSESFLGSRLSSTSSLAAVPSPSLVSLPSIFERRSHTLSRSTTHLI; encoded by the exons ATGGCTGACAGCAGTACTCTGGTGTCTGAAACTGGGAGGAGCCTCTTGGCTGATTCTTCTGTTCTTGATTCAAAAATTATAGAAACCTCCAAAGAGAATGTATTCCATGCAGCTGTTCTGGATGCTGAAG AAGAAATGCCTCAAATAGAAACAAGAGTGGTTTTGGTTCAGGAAGCAGGGAAACGTGAGGAGCTTCTGAAAGCCTTGGAG ACCATTAAGATAATGGAAGTACCTGTTATAAAGATAAAGGAAAGTAGTCCTGATAAATCAGAAGAAAAACTAATAAAAAGTATTATTCATATG GAAATTAAAATGCCCTACATAAAGACAGACACAATAGAAGAACTTGGAGATTCTGACTCCCCAGAATTCGAGACAATCTTCGTTGTGTCAGACTTCCAAGCTCCCATCTTTAGCAACCTCTGCAGGGCAGACTGCAGAGTCATCGGGCCGCCGGTGGTGCTGCACTGCGCGCAGAAAGGAGAG CCTTTACCTTTCTCCTGCCGTCCACTGTATTGTGCAAGTATGTTGAACTTGGTACTGTGCTTTACAGGATTCAGAAAGAAAGATGAATTA GTTAAGCTTGTGACCTTGGTTCATCACATGGGTGGAATTATTAGAAGGGACTTCAGCTCAAAAGTTACTCATCTGGTGGCAAACTCAACACATGGAGACAAATTCAGA ATTGCTGTAAGTCTTGGTGTCCCTATTGTGAAAGCTGAGTGGATTTATAAGGCGTGGGAGAAAAGGAATGAAAT TGATTTCTGTGCAGCTGATGATGACTTTAGAAACCAGTTCAAGGTTCCTCCCTTTCAGGATTGCATGTTAAGTTTCCTGGGATTCTCTGATGATGAGAAAGCTAACATGGAAGAAATGACAGAAATGCAAG gAGGACATTATTTACCAGTTGGTGATGAAAGGTGTACACACTTGGTTGTTGAAGAAAGTACAGTAAAAGATCTTCCATTTGAACCTTTAAAAAAACTTTATGTTGTAAAGCAAGAG tgGTTTTGGGGAAGCATTCAAATGGATGCCAGAGCTGGAGAGTCCATGTATTTATTTGAGAAG TCAGAGAGTCCTGACTTCAAGAAGTCGGTGTCGCTGCTTTCGCTGAGCACGCCCAACAGCAACCGCAAACGGCGCCGCTTGAAAGAGACGCTGGCCCAGCTGACCAGGGAGACAGACATGTCCCCCTTCCCTCCTCGGAAACGGCCCTCAGCTGAACATTCCCTCTCCATTGGCTCCTTGCTGGATATTTCCAACACTCCAGAGTCAAGCACTGCCAATGGAG AAACACCAAAATCCTGTGCAAGACCTTCCAAAAACTCCACTCCTCTTCCTCTCAAGCAGTCTGCAAGATGGCAAGTTGCAAAGGAATTGTATCAGACAGAAAGTAACTATGTTGATATTCTGACAACAATTATTCAG CTGTTTCAAGTTCCATTGGAGAAGGAAGGACAACTTGGGGGACCAATCCTTGCACAGGAAGAGATCAAGACCATATTTGGCAGCATTCCAGATATTCTTGATGTGCACACTAAAATCAAG GAAGACCTGGAAGATCTTATGATAAATTGGACTGAAAACAAAAGTATTGGTGATGTCATTCTCAAATAT TCAAAAGATTTGTTGAAAACATACCCTCCATTTGTGAATTTCTTTGAAATGAGCAAGGAGACGATTACAAGATGTGAAAAGCAGAAACCAAGGTTTCATGCCTTCCTAAAG ataaATCAAGCTAAACCTGAATGTGGCCGCCAAAGCCTTGCTGAGCTCCTTATCCGTCCTGTTCAAAGGCTGCCCAGTGTTGCCCTGCTACTAAATG atATTAAGAAGCATACAGCAGAAGAGAACCCTGATAAAATAACTCTAGAGAGAGCTATTGAATCATTAAAGGAGGTGATGAC ACACATTAatgaagacaaaagaaaaacagaggcACAAAGGCAGTTCTTTGACGTCGTCTATGAAGTGGATGGATGTCCA GCCAATCTCCTGTCCTCCCACCGCAGCTTGGTGCAGCGTCTGGAAACTGTAGCACTTGGGGATGACCTCTGTGACAGGGGAGAGCAGGTCACGCTCTTTCTGTTCAATGATTGCCTGGAG ATTGCGAGGAAACGGCATAAAGTTATTGGAGCTTTCAAGAGTCCCCATGGCCACACGAGGCCCCCTGCATCTCTCAAGCATGTTGTTCTCATGCCTCTCTCCCAGATCAAGAAAGTCTTGGACATCAGGGAGACAGAAG ATTGCCAAAAAGCTTTTGCGTTAGTTGTGAGGCCACCAACAGAACTCAACAACAAGCTGCTCAGTTTCCAGATGACAACTGAAGACCCTTGCAAGGAGGACTGGCTGAAGATGCTGTGTAGGCATGTGGCCAACACTATTTGTAAAGCAGATGCA GAGAATCTCATTTATGTTGCTGATCCTGATTCAGTTGAAGTAAATACTAAAGATATGGACAGTACTTTAAGCAGAGCATCCAGGGCAATaaagaaaacatcaaaaaaG GTCACAAgagccttttctttctccaaaacCCCCAAGCGAGCTCTGCGCCGGGCTCTGATGTCTCAGAGCGCCACGGAAGGGCGGAGCCCCAGCTCCAGCGAGAGTTTCCTCGGCAGCCGCCTgagcagcacctcctccctggcg GctgttccttctccttccttggTCAGCCTTCCCTCGATCTTTGAAAGGAGGAGTCACACATTGAGCCGATCCACAACCCACCTGATATGA
- the ECT2 gene encoding protein ECT2 isoform X6: protein MADSSTLVSETGRSLLADSSVLDSKIIETSKENVFHAAVLDAEEEMPQIETRVVLVQEAGKREELLKALEEIKMPYIKTDTIEELGDSDSPEFETIFVVSDFQAPIFSNLCRADCRVIGPPVVLHCAQKGEPLPFSCRPLYCASMLNLVLCFTGFRKKDELVKLVTLVHHMGGIIRRDFSSKVTHLVANSTHGDKFRIAVSLGVPIVKAEWIYKAWEKRNEIDFCAADDDFRNQFKVPPFQDCMLSFLGFSDDEKANMEEMTEMQGGHYLPVGDERCTHLVVEESTVKDLPFEPLKKLYVVKQEWFWGSIQMDARAGESMYLFEKSESPDFKKSVSLLSLSTPNSNRKRRRLKETLAQLTRETDMSPFPPRKRPSAEHSLSIGSLLDISNTPESSTANGETPKSCARPSKNSTPLPLKQSARWQVAKELYQTESNYVDILTTIIQLFQVPLEKEGQLGGPILAQEEIKTIFGSIPDILDVHTKIKEDLEDLMINWTENKSIGDVILKYSKDLLKTYPPFVNFFEMSKETITRCEKQKPRFHAFLKINQAKPECGRQSLAELLIRPVQRLPSVALLLNDIKKHTAEENPDKITLERAIESLKEVMTHINEDKRKTEAQRQFFDVVYEVDGCPANLLSSHRSLVQRLETVALGDDLCDRGEQVTLFLFNDCLEIARKRHKVIGAFKSPHGHTRPPASLKHVVLMPLSQIKKVLDIRETEDCQKAFALVVRPPTELNNKLLSFQMTTEDPCKEDWLKMLCRHVANTICKADAENLIYVADPDSVEVNTKDMDSTLSRASRAIKKTSKKVTRAFSFSKTPKRALRRALMSQSATEGRSPSSSESFLGSRLSSTSSLAAVPSPSLVSLPSIFERRSHTLSRSTTHLI from the exons ATGGCTGACAGCAGTACTCTGGTGTCTGAAACTGGGAGGAGCCTCTTGGCTGATTCTTCTGTTCTTGATTCAAAAATTATAGAAACCTCCAAAGAGAATGTATTCCATGCAGCTGTTCTGGATGCTGAAG AAGAAATGCCTCAAATAGAAACAAGAGTGGTTTTGGTTCAGGAAGCAGGGAAACGTGAGGAGCTTCTGAAAGCCTTGGAG GAAATTAAAATGCCCTACATAAAGACAGACACAATAGAAGAACTTGGAGATTCTGACTCCCCAGAATTCGAGACAATCTTCGTTGTGTCAGACTTCCAAGCTCCCATCTTTAGCAACCTCTGCAGGGCAGACTGCAGAGTCATCGGGCCGCCGGTGGTGCTGCACTGCGCGCAGAAAGGAGAG CCTTTACCTTTCTCCTGCCGTCCACTGTATTGTGCAAGTATGTTGAACTTGGTACTGTGCTTTACAGGATTCAGAAAGAAAGATGAATTA GTTAAGCTTGTGACCTTGGTTCATCACATGGGTGGAATTATTAGAAGGGACTTCAGCTCAAAAGTTACTCATCTGGTGGCAAACTCAACACATGGAGACAAATTCAGA ATTGCTGTAAGTCTTGGTGTCCCTATTGTGAAAGCTGAGTGGATTTATAAGGCGTGGGAGAAAAGGAATGAAAT TGATTTCTGTGCAGCTGATGATGACTTTAGAAACCAGTTCAAGGTTCCTCCCTTTCAGGATTGCATGTTAAGTTTCCTGGGATTCTCTGATGATGAGAAAGCTAACATGGAAGAAATGACAGAAATGCAAG gAGGACATTATTTACCAGTTGGTGATGAAAGGTGTACACACTTGGTTGTTGAAGAAAGTACAGTAAAAGATCTTCCATTTGAACCTTTAAAAAAACTTTATGTTGTAAAGCAAGAG tgGTTTTGGGGAAGCATTCAAATGGATGCCAGAGCTGGAGAGTCCATGTATTTATTTGAGAAG TCAGAGAGTCCTGACTTCAAGAAGTCGGTGTCGCTGCTTTCGCTGAGCACGCCCAACAGCAACCGCAAACGGCGCCGCTTGAAAGAGACGCTGGCCCAGCTGACCAGGGAGACAGACATGTCCCCCTTCCCTCCTCGGAAACGGCCCTCAGCTGAACATTCCCTCTCCATTGGCTCCTTGCTGGATATTTCCAACACTCCAGAGTCAAGCACTGCCAATGGAG AAACACCAAAATCCTGTGCAAGACCTTCCAAAAACTCCACTCCTCTTCCTCTCAAGCAGTCTGCAAGATGGCAAGTTGCAAAGGAATTGTATCAGACAGAAAGTAACTATGTTGATATTCTGACAACAATTATTCAG CTGTTTCAAGTTCCATTGGAGAAGGAAGGACAACTTGGGGGACCAATCCTTGCACAGGAAGAGATCAAGACCATATTTGGCAGCATTCCAGATATTCTTGATGTGCACACTAAAATCAAG GAAGACCTGGAAGATCTTATGATAAATTGGACTGAAAACAAAAGTATTGGTGATGTCATTCTCAAATAT TCAAAAGATTTGTTGAAAACATACCCTCCATTTGTGAATTTCTTTGAAATGAGCAAGGAGACGATTACAAGATGTGAAAAGCAGAAACCAAGGTTTCATGCCTTCCTAAAG ataaATCAAGCTAAACCTGAATGTGGCCGCCAAAGCCTTGCTGAGCTCCTTATCCGTCCTGTTCAAAGGCTGCCCAGTGTTGCCCTGCTACTAAATG atATTAAGAAGCATACAGCAGAAGAGAACCCTGATAAAATAACTCTAGAGAGAGCTATTGAATCATTAAAGGAGGTGATGAC ACACATTAatgaagacaaaagaaaaacagaggcACAAAGGCAGTTCTTTGACGTCGTCTATGAAGTGGATGGATGTCCA GCCAATCTCCTGTCCTCCCACCGCAGCTTGGTGCAGCGTCTGGAAACTGTAGCACTTGGGGATGACCTCTGTGACAGGGGAGAGCAGGTCACGCTCTTTCTGTTCAATGATTGCCTGGAG ATTGCGAGGAAACGGCATAAAGTTATTGGAGCTTTCAAGAGTCCCCATGGCCACACGAGGCCCCCTGCATCTCTCAAGCATGTTGTTCTCATGCCTCTCTCCCAGATCAAGAAAGTCTTGGACATCAGGGAGACAGAAG ATTGCCAAAAAGCTTTTGCGTTAGTTGTGAGGCCACCAACAGAACTCAACAACAAGCTGCTCAGTTTCCAGATGACAACTGAAGACCCTTGCAAGGAGGACTGGCTGAAGATGCTGTGTAGGCATGTGGCCAACACTATTTGTAAAGCAGATGCA GAGAATCTCATTTATGTTGCTGATCCTGATTCAGTTGAAGTAAATACTAAAGATATGGACAGTACTTTAAGCAGAGCATCCAGGGCAATaaagaaaacatcaaaaaaG GTCACAAgagccttttctttctccaaaacCCCCAAGCGAGCTCTGCGCCGGGCTCTGATGTCTCAGAGCGCCACGGAAGGGCGGAGCCCCAGCTCCAGCGAGAGTTTCCTCGGCAGCCGCCTgagcagcacctcctccctggcg GctgttccttctccttccttggTCAGCCTTCCCTCGATCTTTGAAAGGAGGAGTCACACATTGAGCCGATCCACAACCCACCTGATATGA